Proteins from a genomic interval of Gopherus evgoodei ecotype Sinaloan lineage chromosome 7, rGopEvg1_v1.p, whole genome shotgun sequence:
- the PODXL2 gene encoding podocalyxin-like protein 2 isoform X2, with the protein MKLRLRQGLAVLLAWDYSFPVTSHKALPKGNRTQVKDNWETTPLQPSSDSMEPDPNTPFSSALEEEEGLLPINQSKGGQQSSQTQWPKDISSEAAGQEDSLFSLLFSTASSRLSVVTEAAVGSQEEDSLPEHTSSGFDLGSSMGPSLLPVSSILSVTTAVSQGVTEHSTQVTSENIGTTVGVGVELAGSVATAESTQTLVGAGVETTELPVRGELIEPSIREEGQQVGPTVLTGMEQTEEAPEVTSPGGSSQNPKIVSGSGDGPANASSSAASLDRSDESAATPAQNGVKLATETMAAGRSFVPQTGDTHLDVLSTGLPWNSAQVICKDWSNLAGKNYIILNMSDNIDCEEFRLEKGPQLLALVEDAFSRQTDGLQAQWLISLSKPNENDKHLLMTLAGEQGVIPTKDVLMALGYVQRSLAEIGIQNYSTTTSCQSRPSQTRSDYGKLFVVLVIIGSICAIIIIMGLIYNCWQRRLPKMKNMSHGEELRFVENGCHDNPTLDVASDSQSEMQEKKTSVNGGGAINGPNGWDVLITKRASEDADVFEEDTHL; encoded by the exons ACTACAGTTTTCCAGTTACCTCTCATAAGGCTCTGCCCAAGGGAAACAGGACGCAAGTTAAGGACAACTGGGAAACCACCCCCCTTCAGCCGTCATCTGATTCCATGGAGCCTGACCCAAATAcacctttcagcagtgctctggaggaagaggaagggctgctccccataAATCAGTCTAAGGGAGGGCAACAGAGCAGCCAGACTCAATGGCCAAAGGACATATCTTCAGAAGCAGCTGGCCAGGAGGACTCCTTGTTCTCCCTCCTGTTCTCCACAGCCTCCAGCAGACTGAGTGTTGTGACTGAGGCAGCTGTAGGAAGCCAAGAGGAGGACTCTCTTCCTGAGCACACTTCTTCGGGCTTTGACCTAGGGAGTAGCATGGGGCCAAGTCTGCTGCCTGTGTCCTCCATCCTGTCGGTCACCACTGCAGTATCCCAAGGTGTCACAGAACATTCCACCCAGGTGACTTCAGAAAATATTGGGACTACAGTGGGAGTCGGAGTGGAGCTAGCAGGGAGCGTGGCAACAGCAGAGTCCACACAGACCCTGGTGGGAGCTGGAGTGGAGACCACAGAGCTCCCAGTGAGAGGGGAGCTCATTGAGCCGTCAATACGAGAAGAAGGGCAGCAAGTGGGGCCCACAGTGTTAACTGGAATGGAGCAAACGGAGGAAGCTCCTGAGGTAACATCACCTGGAGGCAGCTCCCAAAATCCCAAGATTGTTTCTGGTAGTGGTGATGGCCCCGCAAATGCCAGCTCCTCGGCGGCTTCCTTGGATAGGTCTGACGAATCAGCTGCAACCCCTGCTCAGAATGGCGTGAAGCTGGCTACTGAGACCATGGCAGCAGGGCGGAGCTTTGTGCCACAGACCGGGGACACTCACCTGGATGTGCTGTCAACAGGACTGCCCTGGAACTCGGCACAG GTGATCTGCAAGGACTGGAGTAACCTGGCAGGGAAAAACTACATCATTCTGAACATGTCTGATAACATCGACTGC GAGGAGTTTCGGCTGGAGAAGGGTCCCCAGCTGCTGGCTCTGGTGGAGGATGCCTTCTCCAGGCAGACAGATGGACTGCAGGCCCAGTGGCTGATCTCTCTGAGCAAACCCAATGAGAATGACAAGCACCTGCTAATGACCTTGGCAGGGGAGCAAG GTGTCATCCCTACAAAAGATGTCCTGATGGCACTGGGGTATGTTCAGAGGAGCTTAGCCGAG ATTGGCATCCAGAACTACTCAACCACCACAAGCTGCCAGTCACGGCCCAGCCAGACTCGCAGCGACTATGGGAAACTCTTTGTGGTGCTGGTCATCATCGGTTCCATCTgtgccatcatcatcatcatggggCTTATCTACAATTGCTGGCAGAGGCGCCTGCCCAAGATGAAGAACATG tCACACGGCGAGGAGCTGCGCTTTGTGGAGAACGGCTGCCATGACAACCCCACCTTGGATGTGGCCAGTGACAGCCAGTCGGAGATGCAGGAGAAGAAGACCAGTGTGAATGGCGGAGGTGCCATCAACGGCCCCAATGGCTGGGATGTCCTGATCACCAAGCGGGCGAGTGAGGACGCAGATGTATTTGAAGAAGATACacatctttaa